CTCATCGCCGTGTCCAAGCTGCACCCGGCGGGCGACGTGGCCGCAGTGGCCGCCGCTGGCCAGGTGGACTTTGGCGAAAACTATGTGCAGGAGGCTTTGCAAAAGCGTGAAGATCTGGCGGCAGACGCCGGATCCGCCGCTCTTGCCGCTGGCATCCGCTGGCACATGATAGGGCATGTGCAAAGCCGCAAGGCCGCGCAGGTGGCCGGGGCCTTTGCCCTCATACACACGCTTGATTCTCGCAAGCTGGCGGACGGCCTTGAAAAGCGCATGGTCGATGCAGAAGGGCGGCAGCCAGTGCTTTTTGAGATAAATATCGCCTCCGAGCCGCAAAAAAGCGGCCTTATGCCTGCAGATTTACCGGCATTGACCGATTATGTACTTGAGAGATGCCCGCACCTGGACGTGCAGGGTCTCATGTGTCTGCCCCCGGTTTTTGACGCCGGTGATGCGGCCCGTCCCCATTTTGCCCATCTGCGCGAACTGCGTGACGGCCTGCGCCAGCATTCTGGCCTGCCCCTGCCCATTCTTTCCATGGGCATGAGCGGCGACTTTGAGGCCGCTGTGGCCGAAGGGGCGACGCTGGTACGCATAGGCACGGATATTTTCGGGCCGCGTCCGGCCAAAACGCCGCCTCTGGCATAGTGTCTGCAACAGTTTGCAACAGGCATTGAGGCCGGTTTTGCGGGCAGCGGCGTTTCGGGCCTCTTCGGGCTTTCCGAAGGCGCTCCCCTCCCGTGAACATGACGGCGGCGCGGCATGGCCGTGGCGCTGCAAAGGCCAACGGAGTTGATTATGGCGGCCAAGGAAAAAGAAGCCCCGGCCCTGCCCGAGGGGGCGGTTGAAGTCCCCAAGAAAAAATCCCGGGTCAAGCGAATAGTCATTATTTTGGCGATCTTGCTCATGACCTTGAGCGGCGCTGGAATCGGCGGCTACTGGTGGCTCTATCTGCGTACACCCTCCAGCAGTTCGGGCGCTCCTGCGTCCGATGCCGCTGGCGCGTCTGCCGCTGCGGGCCAGCCTGCGGGTTCGTCCCAGGCGGGCGGTCAGGGCGGCCAGGGCGGAGTATCCGCACAAGGTCAGTCTGGCGGCCAGGGCGCAGGCGGAGGCGACGGACGTATTGAACGGCAAAGCGACCTGCCCCGCAGCGGCGGCATGGTGCTGCCCCTGCCGTCCATTACCGTCAACCTGTCCGACCCTACCGGGCGGCGCTATCTCAAGATGGGTATGGAGGTGGAGGTCAACGCCGATGTTTCGGCTGCCCTTCAGGCCAACAACGCTCGCATCCGTGACGCCATCATCATGCTGCTTGCCGGTAAGAATTACGCGGACATATCCACCCCGGACGGCAAGGTGCTGCTCAAGGCCGAAGTGGCGGCGCGCCTTAACCAGATACTTGGGGCACAGCGCGTTATCCGCGTGTACTTTACGGACTTTGTGGTCGAATAGCTTTTTGCG
This DNA window, taken from Desulfovibrio sp., encodes the following:
- a CDS encoding YggS family pyridoxal phosphate-dependent enzyme, giving the protein MDLLERYGLVLDRLNSACAAAGRPRQDVTLIAVSKLHPAGDVAAVAAAGQVDFGENYVQEALQKREDLAADAGSAALAAGIRWHMIGHVQSRKAAQVAGAFALIHTLDSRKLADGLEKRMVDAEGRQPVLFEINIASEPQKSGLMPADLPALTDYVLERCPHLDVQGLMCLPPVFDAGDAARPHFAHLRELRDGLRQHSGLPLPILSMGMSGDFEAAVAEGATLVRIGTDIFGPRPAKTPPLA
- the fliL gene encoding flagellar basal body-associated FliL family protein; the protein is MAAKEKEAPALPEGAVEVPKKKSRVKRIVIILAILLMTLSGAGIGGYWWLYLRTPSSSSGAPASDAAGASAAAGQPAGSSQAGGQGGQGGVSAQGQSGGQGAGGGDGRIERQSDLPRSGGMVLPLPSITVNLSDPTGRRYLKMGMEVEVNADVSAALQANNARIRDAIIMLLAGKNYADISTPDGKVLLKAEVAARLNQILGAQRVIRVYFTDFVVE